A genome region from Prionailurus viverrinus isolate Anna chromosome A3, UM_Priviv_1.0, whole genome shotgun sequence includes the following:
- the NPBWR2 gene encoding neuropeptides B/W receptor type 2: protein MQAAELDPLESRGFPFQAAVGANFSWDNGTGHNVTLPEPLPPFYVLLPTVICAMGLAGNTAIIYVIRRVPKTKTVSNVFTLHLAVTDGLFTLVLPVSITEHLLQRWPFGEPLCKLVLAIGHYNIFSSIYFPATMSVDRYLVVLATTQCRRVPQRTLRGAKITSLCVWIGGTIVVLPFFSFAGVYSNQLRVTSCGLIFPRPERACFKASRIYMLVLGFVVPMCTLCVLYVDLLRRLRALRLLSRTKALGKAKRKVTTLVPAVLAVGLLCWTPFHLASVVALTTDVPQTSLVSGMSYIVTSLSYASSCLNPFLYAFLDENFQNSFRSTFRCSGASAPSAEPPCVC, encoded by the coding sequence ATGCAGGCTGCTGAGCTGGATCCCCTTGAAAGCAGAGGCTTCCCCTTCCAGGCTGCGGTGGGCGCCAACTTCTCCTGGGACAACGGCACCGGGCACAATGTCACCCTCCCCGAGCCGCTGCCACCCTTCTACGTGCTCCTGCCAACGGTGATCTGTGCCATGGGGCTGGCAGGTAACACAGCCATCATCTACGTGATTCGGAGGGTGCCCAAGACGAAAACAGTGAGCAACGTGTTCACCTTGCACCTGGCCGTCACCGATGGCCTCTTCACGCTGGTGCTGCCTGTCAGCATCACGGAGCACCTCCTGCAGCGCTGGCCCTTCGGGGAGCCGCTCTGCAAACTGGTGCTGGCCATCGGCCACTAcaacatcttctccagcatctactTCCCGGCCACCATGAGTGTGGATCGCTACCTGGTGGTGCTGGCCACCACACAGTGCCGCCGGGTGCCCCAGCGCACCCTCCGCGGAGCGAAGATCACCAGCCTCTGTGTCTGGATCGGTGGCACCATCGTGGTCCTGCCCTTCTTCTCCTTTGCTGGCGTCTACAGCAATCAGCTGCGGGTCACGAGTTGCGGGCTGATTTTCCCGCGGCCTGAGAGGGCCTGCTTCAAGGCCAGCCGCATCTACATGCTAGTCCTGGGCTTTGTGGTGCCCATGTGTACCCTCTGCGTGCTCTACGTGGACCTGTTGCGTCGGCTGCGGGCCCTGCGGCTCCTCTCCAGAACCAAAGCTCTGGGCAAAGCCAAGCGAAAGGTGACCACCCTGGTCCCGGCTGTGCTGGCCGTGGGCCTGCTCTGCTGGACGCCCTTCCACCTGGCCTCCGTCGTGGCCCTGACCACAGACGTGCCCCAGACGTCACTGGTCAGCGGCATGTCCTACATCGTCACCAGCCTCAGCTACGCCAGCTCCTGTCTCAACCCTTTCCTCTACGCCTTCCTGGATGAGAACTTCCAAAACAGCTTCCGCAGCACGTTCCGGTGCTCAGGGGCCTCAGCGCCCTCCGCAGAGCCCCCGTGTGTCTGCTAG
- the OPRL1 gene encoding nociceptin receptor isoform X1, protein MESLFPAPFWEVLYGSHLQGNLSLLSPNHSLLPPNLLLNASHGAFLPLGLKVTIVGLYLAVCIGGLLGNCLVMYVILRHTKMKTATNIYIFNLALADTLVLLTLPFQGTDVLLGFWPFGNALCKTVIAIDYYNMFTSTFTLTAMSVDRYVAICHPIRALDVRTSSKAQAVNVAIWALASVVGVPVAIMGSAQVEDEEIECLVEVPAPQDYWGPVFAIGIFLFSFIIPVLIISICYSLMIRRLRGVRLLSGSREKDRNLRRITRLVLVVVAVFVGCWTPVQVFVLVQGLGVQPGSETAVAVLRFCTALGYVNSCLNPILYAFLDENFKACFRKFCCAPALRREMQVSDRVRSIAKDVALACKTSETVPRPA, encoded by the exons ATGGagtccctcttccctgccccattTTGGGAGGTCCTCTACGGCAGCCACCTGCAGGGCAACCTGTCCCTCCTGAGCCCCAACCACAGCCTGCTGCCCCCCAACCTGCTGCTCAATGCCAGCCACGGCGCCTTCCTGCCCCTTGGGCTCAAGGTCACCATCGTAGGGCTTTACCTGGCCGTCTGCATTGGGGGACTGCTGGGAAATTGCCTCGTCATGTATGTCATCCTAAG GCACACCAAGATGAAGACAGCCACCAACATTTACATCTTTAACCTGGCTCTGGCGGACACTTTGGTGCTGCTGACGCTGCCCTTCCAGGGCACAGATGTCCTCCTGGGCTTCTGGCCATTTGGAAATGCCCTGTGCAAGACCGTCATTGCCATCGACTATTACAACATGTTTACCAGCACCTTCACGCTGACCGCCATGAGCGTGGACCGCTATGTAGCCATCTGCCACCCCATCCGCGCTCTCGATGTCCGGACGTCCAGCAAGGCCCAGGCCGTCAACGTGGCCATCTGGGCTCTGGCGTCTGTCGTGGGGGTTCCTGTCGCCATCATGGGCTCGGCGCAGGTCGAGGACGAAG AGATTGAGTGTCTCGTGGAGGTCCCCGCCCCACAGGACTACTGGGGCCCCGTGTTTGCCATCGgcatcttcctcttctccttcatcATCCCCGTGCTCATCATCTCCATCTGCTACAGCCTCATGATCCGGCGGCTGCGTGGCGTCCGCCTGCTGTCCGGCTCCCGGGAGAAGGACCGGAACTTGAGGCGCATCACGCGgctggtgctggtggtggtggcggtgttCGTGGGCTGCTGGACGCCCGTCCAGGTCTTCGTGCTGGTCCAAGGGCTGGGCGTTCAGCCGGGCAGTGAGACCGCAGTGGCCGTCCTGCGTTTCTGCACGGCCCTTGGCTACGTCAACAGCTGCCTCAACCCCATCCTCTACGCTTTCTTGGACGAGAATTTCAAGGCCTGCTTCCGAAAGTTCTGCTGTGCTCCTGCCCTGCGCCGGGAGATGCAGGTGTCTGACCGTGTGCGCAGCATTGCCAAGGATGTGGCCCTCGCCTGCAAGACCTCCGAGACAGTACCACGGCCCGCATGA
- the OPRL1 gene encoding nociceptin receptor isoform X2, which produces MESLFPAPFWEVLYGSHLQGNLSLLSPNHSLLPPNLLLNASHGAFLPLGLKVTIVGLYLAVCIGGLLGNCLVMHTKMKTATNIYIFNLALADTLVLLTLPFQGTDVLLGFWPFGNALCKTVIAIDYYNMFTSTFTLTAMSVDRYVAICHPIRALDVRTSSKAQAVNVAIWALASVVGVPVAIMGSAQVEDEEIECLVEVPAPQDYWGPVFAIGIFLFSFIIPVLIISICYSLMIRRLRGVRLLSGSREKDRNLRRITRLVLVVVAVFVGCWTPVQVFVLVQGLGVQPGSETAVAVLRFCTALGYVNSCLNPILYAFLDENFKACFRKFCCAPALRREMQVSDRVRSIAKDVALACKTSETVPRPA; this is translated from the exons ATGGagtccctcttccctgccccattTTGGGAGGTCCTCTACGGCAGCCACCTGCAGGGCAACCTGTCCCTCCTGAGCCCCAACCACAGCCTGCTGCCCCCCAACCTGCTGCTCAATGCCAGCCACGGCGCCTTCCTGCCCCTTGGGCTCAAGGTCACCATCGTAGGGCTTTACCTGGCCGTCTGCATTGGGGGACTGCTGGGAAATTGCCTCGTCAT GCACACCAAGATGAAGACAGCCACCAACATTTACATCTTTAACCTGGCTCTGGCGGACACTTTGGTGCTGCTGACGCTGCCCTTCCAGGGCACAGATGTCCTCCTGGGCTTCTGGCCATTTGGAAATGCCCTGTGCAAGACCGTCATTGCCATCGACTATTACAACATGTTTACCAGCACCTTCACGCTGACCGCCATGAGCGTGGACCGCTATGTAGCCATCTGCCACCCCATCCGCGCTCTCGATGTCCGGACGTCCAGCAAGGCCCAGGCCGTCAACGTGGCCATCTGGGCTCTGGCGTCTGTCGTGGGGGTTCCTGTCGCCATCATGGGCTCGGCGCAGGTCGAGGACGAAG AGATTGAGTGTCTCGTGGAGGTCCCCGCCCCACAGGACTACTGGGGCCCCGTGTTTGCCATCGgcatcttcctcttctccttcatcATCCCCGTGCTCATCATCTCCATCTGCTACAGCCTCATGATCCGGCGGCTGCGTGGCGTCCGCCTGCTGTCCGGCTCCCGGGAGAAGGACCGGAACTTGAGGCGCATCACGCGgctggtgctggtggtggtggcggtgttCGTGGGCTGCTGGACGCCCGTCCAGGTCTTCGTGCTGGTCCAAGGGCTGGGCGTTCAGCCGGGCAGTGAGACCGCAGTGGCCGTCCTGCGTTTCTGCACGGCCCTTGGCTACGTCAACAGCTGCCTCAACCCCATCCTCTACGCTTTCTTGGACGAGAATTTCAAGGCCTGCTTCCGAAAGTTCTGCTGTGCTCCTGCCCTGCGCCGGGAGATGCAGGTGTCTGACCGTGTGCGCAGCATTGCCAAGGATGTGGCCCTCGCCTGCAAGACCTCCGAGACAGTACCACGGCCCGCATGA
- the OPRL1 gene encoding nociceptin receptor isoform X3 produces MKTATNIYIFNLALADTLVLLTLPFQGTDVLLGFWPFGNALCKTVIAIDYYNMFTSTFTLTAMSVDRYVAICHPIRALDVRTSSKAQAVNVAIWALASVVGVPVAIMGSAQVEDEEIECLVEVPAPQDYWGPVFAIGIFLFSFIIPVLIISICYSLMIRRLRGVRLLSGSREKDRNLRRITRLVLVVVAVFVGCWTPVQVFVLVQGLGVQPGSETAVAVLRFCTALGYVNSCLNPILYAFLDENFKACFRKFCCAPALRREMQVSDRVRSIAKDVALACKTSETVPRPA; encoded by the exons ATGAAGACAGCCACCAACATTTACATCTTTAACCTGGCTCTGGCGGACACTTTGGTGCTGCTGACGCTGCCCTTCCAGGGCACAGATGTCCTCCTGGGCTTCTGGCCATTTGGAAATGCCCTGTGCAAGACCGTCATTGCCATCGACTATTACAACATGTTTACCAGCACCTTCACGCTGACCGCCATGAGCGTGGACCGCTATGTAGCCATCTGCCACCCCATCCGCGCTCTCGATGTCCGGACGTCCAGCAAGGCCCAGGCCGTCAACGTGGCCATCTGGGCTCTGGCGTCTGTCGTGGGGGTTCCTGTCGCCATCATGGGCTCGGCGCAGGTCGAGGACGAAG AGATTGAGTGTCTCGTGGAGGTCCCCGCCCCACAGGACTACTGGGGCCCCGTGTTTGCCATCGgcatcttcctcttctccttcatcATCCCCGTGCTCATCATCTCCATCTGCTACAGCCTCATGATCCGGCGGCTGCGTGGCGTCCGCCTGCTGTCCGGCTCCCGGGAGAAGGACCGGAACTTGAGGCGCATCACGCGgctggtgctggtggtggtggcggtgttCGTGGGCTGCTGGACGCCCGTCCAGGTCTTCGTGCTGGTCCAAGGGCTGGGCGTTCAGCCGGGCAGTGAGACCGCAGTGGCCGTCCTGCGTTTCTGCACGGCCCTTGGCTACGTCAACAGCTGCCTCAACCCCATCCTCTACGCTTTCTTGGACGAGAATTTCAAGGCCTGCTTCCGAAAGTTCTGCTGTGCTCCTGCCCTGCGCCGGGAGATGCAGGTGTCTGACCGTGTGCGCAGCATTGCCAAGGATGTGGCCCTCGCCTGCAAGACCTCCGAGACAGTACCACGGCCCGCATGA
- the LKAAEAR1 gene encoding protein LKAAEAR1, translated as MQSPAEKEAGLRGPRERTGKGSLEERARGAPAAQPPKPGWALTLEGLAAMSPAQRHRHLLFGDHLEDVGAAASIFPRESVELGSRMPDPRAWTQSPEPPGVRQDRLLGVLKAAEARGRIRALRLRYIRMRAEEISLLTSQQKSARAAIRLELFLPPQLKPTRIPDPLDRQERRRVETILEEKVDGSVFPR; from the exons ATGCAGTCGCCAGCAGAGAAGGAGGCCGGGCTCCGGGGCCCGCGGGAGCGAACCGGCAAGGGGTCCCTTGAGGAACGCGCCCGGGGGGCGCCCGCGGCGCAACCCCCCAAGCCAGGGTGGGCCCTGACGCTGGAGGGGCTGGCGGCCATGAGCCCCGCGCAGCGTCACCGCCACCTGCTCTTCGGTGACCATCTTGAGGACGTGGGCGCGGCCGCCTCTATCTTCCCGCGCGAGTCAGTGGAGCTGGGGAGCCGTATGCCCGACCCGCGTGCGTGGACGCAGTCACCGGAGCCGCCCGGCGTGCGCCAGGACCGGCTCCTCGGCGTCCTCAAGGCAGCCGAGGCCCGGGGACGAATCCGCGCCTTGCGGCTGCGCTACATCCGCATGCGG GCGGAGGAGATCTCGCTCCTCACCTCGCAGCAGAAGTCCGCGCGCGCCGCCATCCGGCTGGAGCTGTTCCTACCGCCGCAGCTGAAGCCCACGCGGATCCCGGACCCCCTGGATCGTCAAGAG AGGAGGCGCGTGGAGACCATCCTGGAGGAGAAAGTTGACGGCAGCGTCTTCCCACGTTGA